The sequence TCTTCTTCTGCACTTCGCAATTGCGCTTTTATCTCATTTACCTTGCTTTCAGCATTATAATTTTCTAATGCATTTGTTTCTCCAGTTTTGTATCGCAATGCCGAAGATTTCAGTATATTTTCGTAAATGGATAATAGCTCTTTCAGCAACCTTATTTCCTCAATCCAAAAGATCAACTGGTAATACGATATTTTTGTGTTCGCTGCAAGTTCAGTTTGATAAATTCTCAATTGCAGTTCACTACTTTTGATATTTGATTCAGATAGCTTTATGAGACTTTTAAAGTACCCTGGATTCAGTATGCCCTGATTAATGCTGAAATTATTATCATAGGCAATGCGACTATTGTACTGACCAAACGTTACACCGAAATTTGTTTTGCCATAATCTTTTACTGTCTTTTTCAACTGCTGCTGGTAACTTATATCCAGCGTTCCTACTTTAACCAAAGGATTATTCTTCATAGCTGATGCAACAGCATCACTAAGATTGATAACTATTTTTGGCTGTTGTGCATTTGCAGCAAATGATGAGGTTAAAAACAGGATGAGTAATGAAGCCACCCCTTTCACCACATCAGACTTCATCATTTTTGGTTTTATCTTCTCAAACCATGTATATAATACTGGTAAAACCACCAACGTAAGAAATGTGGCCGTAATCAATCCTCCGATTACAACCGTTGCTAACGGCTTTTGCACTTCTGCTCCGGAACCTGTTGACAATGCCATTGGCAAAAAGCCTAATGAAGCAACCGTCGCAGTCATTAATACCGGTCGCAACCTTATAGAAGTTCCCTTTAAGATGATTGCATTTATATCTGTCATACCTTCCTTTTTTAACCGGTTAAATTCACTGATTAATACAATACCATTTAATACCGCCACACCGAATAGCGCAATAAAACCAACACCAGCCGAAATACTAAATGGCATTCCCCTTAACCATAAGGCGAATACACCGCCAATAGCACTCATCGGTATAGCTGTAAATATGAGTAAGGAATATTTAATTGAACCAAAGGTGAAATAGAGCAATAAAAGTATCAGCGCTAATGCGACAGGTACCGCCACTGATAATCGTTTATTGGCCTCTTCAAGATTTTTAAACTGCCCGCCATAAGTAATAAAATATCCAGGAGGCATTTTTACCTGTTTCTCAATTTTATCCTGGATTTCTTTTACAACTGATGAAATGTCCCGGCCTCTTGTATTAAAGCCAACAATGATTCTTCGCTTGGCATCTTCACGTTGAATCTGGTTAGGACCTAACTGCATATTGACATCGGCTACCTGCTCCAATGGAACTTGGTTGCCATCAGGTGTAGCAATAAATAATCCTTTAACATCATCAATACTCTGGCGGCCTGTTTTTTCTAGCCTTACCACCATATCAAAACGTTTCTCGCCTTCATAAACAATACCTGCGGCTTCACCTGCAAAAGCAGCGCTGATGGTACGGTTTATATCTTCTACATTTAAACCAAATTGCGCAATCTTATCACGGTTTAGTTTAACCATAATTTGCGGCAGACCAGTCACCTGTTCTACATATAAATCTTCTGCACCTTTTACTGTGGGTACAATCACACCGATTTTTTTTGCCAGATCTGCCAGTACATCAAGGTCTTCCCCAAATATTTTAATGCCTACATCCTGACGGACACCTGAAATCAATTCATTAAACCGAAGTTGTATCGGCTGCGATAACCCATAGGAAACACCGGGTATTTTCTCCAGCTCTTTCTGCATCATTTCAGCCAACTCTTCTCTGTTATGTGCACTGGTCCATTCCTTTTTATCTTTTAAAAGGATGGTAATATCACATGCTTCTATGGGCATAGGGTCGGTAGGTATTTCAGAGGCACCAATCTTTCCAATCACTTCTTTTACTTCAGGAAATTTTTTCATCAGTAAATCCGAAGCCTGCGTTATTTTATCAATTGTCTGGCTTAACGAACTACCTGTCAGCAACCTTGTTTCTACTGCGAAATCTCCTTCTTCTAAAGTGGGAATAAATTCACCTCCTAATGTTTTGAAAATAATGAGGCTGATTATAAATACACCAACAGCAATACTCACTACCAGTAATTTCATCTTAAGTGCCCCACGTATTAATGGGGTGTAAAGCCGCTGGAAAAACTTCATCATTTTATCGGAGAAGTTTTCCCTGTGGCTAATTTTTTTACTGAGAATTAAGGCGCTCATCATAGGTACATACGTAAGCGACAGTAAGAATGCCCCAAGAATGGCAAAAGATACAGTTTGCGCCATCGGGCCAAACATTTTTCCTTCGATACCTACGAGTGCCAGAATAGGTAAATAAACGATCAATATAATTATTTCACCAAAAGCAGCACTATTTCTAATTTTCGAAGCCGACTCAAATACTTCTGTATCCATTTCTGCCTGTGTTAGCCTTGTATTTTGCTTTCGCAAGCCGAGGTGGTGCATGGTTGCTTCTACGATAATCACCGCTCCGTCCACAATCAAACCAAAATCAATAGCACCTAAACTCATCAGGTTACCAGAAACACCAAACAGGTTCATCAACGAAATAGCAAAAAGCATGGCAAGCGGAATGACGGAAGCCACTATCAACCCGGAACGGATATTGCCAAGGAAAACCACCAATACAAAGATTACAATCAACGCACCTTCAATAAGGTTAGTTTTTACAGTTCCTATCGCCCTGCTAACTAAAGCGCTTCTGTCAAGAAAGGGTTCAATGACCACACCTTCAGGCAAACTTTTCTGAATCTGTAATATTTTATCTTTTACACTGTTAATTACAATACTGGAATTTGCTCCTTTCAACATTAAAACAATACCACCAACTACTTCGCCTTCTGCGTTACGGGTTAACGCACCATATTGCGTGGCATGACCCAACTGTACCATTGCAATATCTCTTATCAACACGGGTGCGCCACCGGAAGTTCTTGTAACAACAATTTTTTCTATATCAGAAATTGTTTTAATAAATCCTTCACTGCGGATAAAATAAGCATTGGGTTTTTTATCTATATATGCACCGCCAGTATTCTGGTTATTTTTTTCAAGAGCATTAAATACATCCGCTATCGACAAATTATAACTGCGAAGTTTATCTGTATTCAATGCAATTTCATATTGCTTTAAAAGACCGCCAAAACTGCTTACATCAGCAATACCGGGTGTCCCAAGCAACTGACGACGGACTATCCAGTCCTGAATCGTTCGAAGCGACATGGCGTCATATTTATTTTCATACCCTTTTTTAGCATGTAAAACATATTGATAAATTTCACCTAATCCCGTAGAAATAGGAGCCATCTCAGGATTGCCGATGTTATTGGGTATTTGGTTGCGGGCTTCTATCAACCGCTCACCTACTTGTTGACGAGCCCAATATATGTTAGCATCATCATGAAATACAACAGTAACTACGGATAATCCAAATCTGGATATGGAACGGATTTCCTGCACTTCCGGAATTGTGGCCATAGTTTGTTCCACCGGGAATGAAATAAGTTGTTCTACTTCCTGTGCCGCCAATGATGGACTCAACGTAATTATCTGTACCTGATTATTTGTAATATCAGGAACGGCATCAATCGGCAATTTATTGGCCGAATAAACACCCCATATTATTAATGCGAGTGTAAAAAGGCCAATGACCAATTTATTTTTAATGGAAAATTGAATGATTCTATTAAGCATATTTCTATTTAATGTTTTGAAACAAGACGATAATACTTAATTATAATTCCGACTATCGCCATCAGCATTATAATGCCAAGCACTATCAGTGTACCAGTTCTTATAACCCTCATCCACAAGGGCTTTACAGGGTCTTTGATCCTGCTGTAAACTGGTTTACTGCGGGTAATTGACCTTTTTTTATTAGTCATAACCACATGGTAAACGAAATGATAAAAATGTAGAAACCAGCGCATGATAACTGCACTGAAATAAGAAAAAATTAAGCAGTTAGCTTTGGAGGCTGCCAGATAGAATAGGAAACTTCTGAATTAAAATTTTCATCATCAAGGGGATCCTTTTCAGATCGAAAAATAATTTTTACGAACTGTACCTTACTCAGAGGATGATAAAAGGCTGTCGCTGCACAGCATGAACAGGTGCAAAAAGGCGTGCACGCTTCTTTCGAATGATTATGTGCCTGGTGATTGGCGGAAGCTGAAATTTTTGATTCTGATTTTGCATTGCATTCCGTGCTGTCGCTACACGCAAGGCATGACAGGTAGAGCAGGGAAAAGCCTAAAAAGAAAAATAAAAATCTCATTACTGTAAAAATAGCAGGATATATTGCAATTTTTGTAGAAACAGGCTCCTAAAATTGCAATATGGTTGCAAAAGATGGAAGATTAGGTTATTTTTTCCGATTTCGCAATTCGCCTCCCCCATTTTGAGCTGATAAAGAATAATGCAAACCCACTTATCACAGTGATCAATCCAAAAATGGAAAATATTCGAAGCAGCCAGTTACCGATATGATCCCTACTTTCATAATCCATCGTGTGCATCATCCACAGAAAATCAAATATTCTCCATTTATTATTCCTGAATTTTTGAATAGTTCCTAATTCACTGGCAACGTAAACAGTCGTTTTTGATGGATGTTCAAAGGTAATGGCATAGGCAGGCAGAGGGCTTTCCCGATATTCATGATGACCACTTGTGCCAGTTAAGTATTCAACTGATTTTACTTCGGGTTCTCCATTAAATCTCATTTTAGCTACATTAACCGCTTCTTCTTTTGTCAATGGTCCACGAATCCGACCTGTTTCTGCATCGGCAAGATGATTCATTACCTGCGTCCCATGTTCATCATTAGTTTCATTCTGAATGGTACTTATACAACGAACCTGGTAAAAAGGCTTGCCCAAAATTTCAATCAATTGAATGGAGACAACTGAATCAATACGATGAATCATTTTTATTGTATCCAGCGCTACTGTAGGACTGACCAGAGAAATATCAGAAGAGAGAAGCGTTGCATTTTTCTTTTGAATGTCACCATGCACTTCATCCATATTGCTCCAACTGAAATATAGGCCACCAATTGTCCATAATAAAAACTGAATGCCTAAAATAACACCGAGCCAGCGGTGTATTTTTCGTATGTAGTAGTGTTTACTTTTTGCCATAAACAATATAGGTTGTTGATTTATTTTATTTTTAAAAGACTTGCATTAATAGCCACCACAACCGTACTCACACTCATTAAAACGGCACCAGCAGCAGGGCTTAACAGGATTCCCATTTTGTAGAGTACCCCCGCCGCCAATGGCAAGGCTACTATATTATAACCCGTAGCCCAAATCAAATTTTGAATCATTTTTCTATAAGTGGCCTTGCCAAACCGAATTAATGAAACAACGTCTTGCGGATTGCTATTGACCAATACAATCCCAGCTGTTTCCGCTGCAATATCAGAACCAGATCCAACCGCAATACCGATATTAGCCTGTGCTAAGGCAGGGGCATCATTGATACCGTCTCCTGTCATCGCAACAAACTCTCCTTCTTCCTGTAATTCCTTAATTTTTTCTAGTTTCTGATGTGGTAACACCTCAGCAAAGAAAAAATTCATACCTAATTTACGGGCAACTGTTTCAGCCACTCTTCTATTATCACCTGTAAGTAATACTGATTTTATATTGTCAATACCCAAAGCACGGATAGCTTCTGCTGATTCTGGCCGAATATTATCTGACAAAGCAATATAACCGGAAAGTTGATTATTTATCAAAACAAATACGACGGTTTCAGAAGCATCAGTCATATAGTCCTCGGGTAATTTAACATTCGACTCTTTAAGATATCCAGGACTCACAATTTTTATATCGTAACCTTCTATAGTTGCTTCGACTCCCTTTCCTGTAATGGCATTAAAGTTGCCTACAACTGGAATTTGAATCGATAAGATTTTTGCTTTCTGCATAATTCCTGTGGCAATAGGATGTTCTGAGTTCTGTTCCAAAGCAGCTGCATATTTTAATAATTCATGTTCAGAAAGACCTTCAGTTAATGAAACAATCTTAGAAACTTCAAATTTCCCAACTGTCAGCGTTCCGGTTTTATCAAATACCAACGTTGTTATCTTTCTTGCATTTTCAAAGGCTGTTCTGTTTTTTATCAGTAACCCATGTTTTGCTGATAGTGCCGTTGATTTTGCCACTACCAGTGGAACAGCTAATCCCAGTGCATGGGGGCAGCAAATAACAATTACTGTTACCATACGCTCAATGGAAAAGGCCAAATCTTTTCCCGATAAATACCAAACCAAAAAAGTAGTGATACCTGCCACAATCGCAACCAACGTAAGCCATCTTGCTGCCCTGTCTGCAATTAATTGAGTTTTGGATTTTGATTGTTGTGCATCCTGAACCAGTTTTATGACCTGCGATAAGTAAGAATCTTTGACACCATGTGACACGGCAACTTTTATAGCTCCATTACCGTTGATAGCTCCTGCAATCACTTTATCTCCCTTTGATTTTTCAACAGGTTTCGATTCACCTGTAAGCATGGACTCATTTAGGTAACTTTCCCCATCTATGATAATTCCATCGGCAGCAACCTTCTCCCCAGGCTTGATAAGAATCACATCATTTTCTTTCAGTGAATCAGTTTTTACTTCAGTTATTGTATCACCATTGATTAAATGAGCGTCATCAGGCATTAACTGTACCAGTAATTCAAGTTCCCTTGATGCACCAGCTACAGATTTCATTTCTATCCAGTGCCCTAATAACATGATAAGAATGAGTGTTGCTAATTCCCAAAAGAAATCCATGCCCTTTAACCCCAGTACAATTGCTAGGCTATAGATATAGGCTATAGAAATAGCAAATGCGACCAATGTCATCATTCCGGGATTTTTTGCCCGCATTTCTCCGGTTAACCCTTTGAGAAATGGCCAGCCACCATAAAAGAATACAACCGAGGATAAAATAAGTAACACATAGTTTGAGCCAGCGAAACTGATGTGAATATTCAGCCAATGTTGAATCATTTCTGAAAGCAACATGATAGGAACCGTAAGAATCAGCACAACATAAAACCGTTTTTTGAAATCTGCGATACCGGAGGAATGAGCTTCATGTCCACCATGCATAACAGGTTTTGCAATTGGCACAAGCGACATACCACACAGAGGGCACTGACCAGGACCATCGTGTATGATTTGAGGGTGCATGGGACAAGTATACTTTTGGAACCCTTGAGCATTTCGCCGTTCAACAACATACTCTTCATGAGAAGAGGCCTCTATTATATTGTCTGTATGCAGATGCTGCAACTGGGAATGTTCTTTCTCGTTTGCATCAACAGGGACGAGATTCATTCCGCATTTGGGACAATTGCCGGGTTCGTCCTTCACAATTTCAAGATGCATTGGGCAAGTATACCGCTGCTCGTTGTGGTGGTTATGTTTCATAAAATATTTTTATTCTCATTTCAATAATGCCATGTTAATCCAATTCCCCATTTATAATCACTGTCATAATTTGTGCTGATGGAAAATGATTTAGCTATCATATATCTAGCTGCTACATTATATTCTTTATCAGTATTTACTCTGAAATCAAAAAAGAAATTATTACTTAGGGGCAAATCTCTTCTTTCCAATTGTAATCTTAAACGACCTGTATGGTCAACCCTCCATTCTGAACGGATAAGCATAGGCAATAAATAATAAAACCCTGCATCAAAAACCCTACGGTTATCCTTTGAGTTGGGTTTGTTTGCCAATGGCAGCGTTTTATTTTTCCTGTAATCATAGCCTATATAAAAAGCGAAGTATTGTTTTTTATCGAGGTAACGTAGTAAATGCGTTTCCGTTTCGTAATCACCCTTCCAGCTTGCCCTTCCCTCGAATTCCAAAGCCATCTTATTATTTGAAATATTTCCACTCAGCCATGCACCTTGAGAGTGTACTGACAAATCGTACCATGGATAAAGAACATTATCCTCTTTTTTTAACTTTCGGTATCCGTTTTTTGCAAATTCATTTTGCTCACTTCTCTCATAGCTTACAATACGGGCCATCCCTGCCATCATGTGGTATAAAATATGGCAATGAAAAAACCAATCCTGCTCTTCATTGGCATCAAATTCAATAGTTACAGTTTCCATTGGCTTGATATCGAATGTGTGCTTGATGGGCGAATATTCACCCTGAGTATTGATGAAACGGAAGAAGTGACCGTGCAAATGCAATGGATGCCGCATCATGGTATTGTTGGTTAAAACAAATCTTACCCTTTCTCCTTTTCGGATAAGTATTTTATCGGCAGTTGATAAAGTTTTAAAATCAAATGACCAAACATACCGCAGCATATTGCCTGTGAGTGTGAGCTTAACTTCCCTTGGTAGTAAAGAGGAATCTAATGTGGTTGGATGCAGAGCCCGCAACATGTTGTAATTAAATTCACCCGGTATCTCCATTTTCATATCCATGCCTGCCATATCATCCATCTTCATGCCTTCCATATGCTGCATACTCATTTCTTTCTTTTTGGCTATAGTATCAGCAGGCATACGCATATTCTTCATGTCCATGCCCTGCATACTGCCCATATCCATAGTCTTCATGTTCATACTACCCATTTGCTGCATCATCTTAAAATAATTCAGCCTTGGAATATCGGGTGCTTTAATGACAGGGCCGTTGCCAAAGAAAGCGGACGAATATCCCATTACATCCCAAGAAGTAGCCCTTAGTTCTGCACTGCCTGTTTCGGGCACTGTAATCAATACGTCGTAAGTTTCTGCAATAGCAATTTCTAGTTTATTTACACTAACAGGAGTTACATTAATACCATCAGCGGCAATGATCCGCATATAACTGTTTGCATATTGTAGGTTGAAATAAGTTGCAGCCGACCCGTTGATAATCCTTAGCCGGATTATTTCTCCCGGCTTTGCATCTTTAAATTCAGTTGTTTCCTGCCCGTTTAATAAGAATTTATTGTAGTAAACATCAGATACATCCATGGCGGGCATACGCTGCCATTCCTGTTTCAGTTTATCTTTAAATGCACCTGCTGCAATAGCTTCTCCATAGCTCTGCAATGCACCCTTTTTTATAGCATACCATTCGCCTCCCCGTTTCAGGTAACGCATTACTTGGTGTGGATTTTCATCTGTCCAGTCGGATAATAATAATACATACTCTTTCAATTGCGGCTCCGGCTGGGCAGGGTGGATTACAATAGAACCATATAAACCACTTTGCTCCTGTACCATAGTGTGTGAATGATACCAGTAAGTACCGCTTTGTATCAATGGAAAAGTGAACGTATAAGTTTTGCCAGCTTCCACAGGAGAAGTTGTTAAATAAGGAACCCCATCTTCTTTATTGGGTAATAATATGCCATGCCAATGGATAGATGTTTCCATCTTCATCATGTTATGTACCCTAATGATAGCAGTATCGCCTTCAGTAAATTCAAGAATGGGCGCCGGTATTTGTCCATTGATTGCAATGGCATGGCGATGCTTACCGGTAAAGTTCACCATGGTATCGGTTACATATAAATCATACTCCACTTTTTTTCCCGTGTAAGCCATTCCTGATTTAATCCTTGCTGATTGCAATGGATAATTGTATGAAGTTTTTTTTTGCATCACCGAATCTTTGCCCGTACTCTTGTGCATGGAGTGGTTGATTTGTGCCATACTGCAAAAAGGAATCAACAATAAAAAAAAGAATAGCTTTTTCATTGTGAAATATTTTATTGTTTAACCGGTTTCTTTGCTTTTTTCCGGGCAGGGTTGTTATCGGGGAAGCGGAAGGTGTCCATTGGGTTTTTCATCGGCATATTCATCTTGTCCATGCCAGGCATGTTGTTCATGTCTTTCATATTCATGGATGAGTCCATTTTCATTTTATCCATTCCCGGCATGTTGTTCATATCTTTCATGTTCATGGAAGAATCCATTTTCATATCCTTCATGTCTTTCATCTTATCCATGCCGGGCATATTTTTCATATTTTTCATTTTATCCATCCCCGGCATATTCTTCATGTCTTTCATCTTGTCCATTCCTTTCATGTCCTTCATGTTCTCCATATTCTCCATGCCTTTCATCGTATCCATTCCAGGCATATTCTTCATCCCCGGCATGGAATCGTTCATGTGTGTATCGTTCATGTGCGTAGTGCTGTCTGCATCCATATCCATGCCTTGCATATCACCTGAATGGTGTCCATCGCCTGCATCATGGCCTTTCATTAAATACCTGCCCATTGGGCCTACACCGGCTACATGGGTAAGTTTTGCCCCATGATGCCCCGCTATGGATAGGAAAATAGCAGCGATGACTGCGGAAAGCAGAACGATTAGTTCGTATAGCCTCCTGTTAATCTTAAAGAAAATGCCGATACTTTTAAGCAATAAAGTAATACCAGACATCCACAAGGTTAATTGGGCATATTTCTCATGTTCTTCAAATATTTCCATAGCGGCCTTTGGCGCATCAGCAGAAGGCATGGCGTGAAAAATGGTACTGGCCGCAAGCGCAGAAAAAAATGCGGCTGCCATTATGAATAATGTGGCCCAGCGGATTTGCCGCCAATGGGGTTTCCATACAACCACTACCTGGAAGGCCGCTGCCAGTAATATGAGCACAATTGGGAAATGTACTACAAGGGGATGGAGCGATGGAAAATCTTTAAACATAGAAGATTAGTTATTGATGAACTATTTTAAGAATCTGAAATCAAACTCAACTCTTATCTTTTCCCATGCTACAGCAACCTTGCCAGTTTCGCTTTTTCCTGTTTCAATAAAATATTGCAACCGCTCTGTATGATTAACTTTTTTCGGTGTCACCTTAATCCTGATAATATCATCCTTTTCATCATACTCTGTGGCAAGATGCTGTTTCCAATTTTTATTAATAATCAATGTCCATTCCTTTTTACCGGGAATAGTGAAGAAGGCATATTTACCGGCAGGAATTTCTTTACCATTAACGATAAATGGTTTCGGCATTTCCAATGTAGTGGCATCATGTGCGCCGGTTACCCATACTTCATCATAAGGAACAAGGCCACCCCAGATAATTCTTTTACGAACGCCGGGAGAATGATAATTGATTTTTATACTATCGCCATTGACGATAGCGAAAGCCATGGACTTAATACTTTTTTTAGCCGTGTCTTTAACAAGGTTGGGATTGTAGCAAACCTCTTCTTTCTTTTGTTCTTGTGCTGTTACTGAAAATGCTGTTGCAATTATTAAAAGCAGTAAATAAAATTTCTTTTTCATGAGATTGTTTTTTATTTGTATTTATATTTTTTCCGCACTTATTATTTGTACTTCTCCAAACATGGTTTTGAAATGCTTTTTAATTACTACATTTTCAAACCCTGCATCCGAAATCAACTCAGGTAATAATCCTTTAGCATTTGCATCTGTTGATTTAAATCCATCCAGGCCTCTTATTATATTGAAAAGCGTTCTTTGAATCCATGACTTAGAACGGCCAAAATCTGCAATAAGCAACTGTCCGTCTTTATTTAAAACCCGGAATATTTCTTCCAGCATATTTTGCTTTGTATCTGTATCAAGATGATGAAAAACCAGGCAGGATATTACTCTGTCAAAAGCATTACGCTGAAAGGGAAGCTGCTTTCCATCATAATCCAGTAAAAAAATATCTAAGTTCTTTTCTTTTACTTTTTGAGTTGCCCTGTCTAATATTTCTCTATCCACATCAATCCCTGTCACCTTTGCCCCAGGGCACATTTCTTTTACCATAATAGTCAGCGTAGCTGTACCGCACCCAAAATCCAATACTTTTATTCCTGCCGGAATATTTGCCGCTTCAATTAATGCCTGTTTAATTTTCCTCTCGGGCATTGTGATATTTATCAAAAAATCATACAGTGGCGTAAGCCATTTGAATCGAAGTGCCGGAATGTATTTTGCTTGCTCCACTACAATACTTTTTAAAAATTACTCTAATTAAATGCTTCTT is a genomic window of Sediminibacterium sp. TEGAF015 containing:
- a CDS encoding CusA/CzcA family heavy metal efflux RND transporter; protein product: MLNRIIQFSIKNKLVIGLFTLALIIWGVYSANKLPIDAVPDITNNQVQIITLSPSLAAQEVEQLISFPVEQTMATIPEVQEIRSISRFGLSVVTVVFHDDANIYWARQQVGERLIEARNQIPNNIGNPEMAPISTGLGEIYQYVLHAKKGYENKYDAMSLRTIQDWIVRRQLLGTPGIADVSSFGGLLKQYEIALNTDKLRSYNLSIADVFNALEKNNQNTGGAYIDKKPNAYFIRSEGFIKTISDIEKIVVTRTSGGAPVLIRDIAMVQLGHATQYGALTRNAEGEVVGGIVLMLKGANSSIVINSVKDKILQIQKSLPEGVVIEPFLDRSALVSRAIGTVKTNLIEGALIVIFVLVVFLGNIRSGLIVASVIPLAMLFAISLMNLFGVSGNLMSLGAIDFGLIVDGAVIIVEATMHHLGLRKQNTRLTQAEMDTEVFESASKIRNSAAFGEIIILIVYLPILALVGIEGKMFGPMAQTVSFAILGAFLLSLTYVPMMSALILSKKISHRENFSDKMMKFFQRLYTPLIRGALKMKLLVVSIAVGVFIISLIIFKTLGGEFIPTLEEGDFAVETRLLTGSSLSQTIDKITQASDLLMKKFPEVKEVIGKIGASEIPTDPMPIEACDITILLKDKKEWTSAHNREELAEMMQKELEKIPGVSYGLSQPIQLRFNELISGVRQDVGIKIFGEDLDVLADLAKKIGVIVPTVKGAEDLYVEQVTGLPQIMVKLNRDKIAQFGLNVEDINRTISAAFAGEAAGIVYEGEKRFDMVVRLEKTGRQSIDDVKGLFIATPDGNQVPLEQVADVNMQLGPNQIQREDAKRRIIVGFNTRGRDISSVVKEIQDKIEKQVKMPPGYFITYGGQFKNLEEANKRLSVAVPVALALILLLLYFTFGSIKYSLLIFTAIPMSAIGGVFALWLRGMPFSISAGVGFIALFGVAVLNGIVLISEFNRLKKEGMTDINAIILKGTSIRLRPVLMTATVASLGFLPMALSTGSGAEVQKPLATVVIGGLITATFLTLVVLPVLYTWFEKIKPKMMKSDVVKGVASLLILFLTSSFAANAQQPKIVINLSDAVASAMKNNPLVKVGTLDISYQQQLKKTVKDYGKTNFGVTFGQYNSRIAYDNNFSINQGILNPGYFKSLIKLSESNIKSSELQLRIYQTELAANTKISYYQLIFWIEEIRLLKELLSIYENILKSSALRYKTGETNALENYNAESKVNEIKAQLRSAEEDYRIELNRLKVFTADSSVTSIADTLLVEKRIQVNFDTAAIAANPTLAFIKQQIDIANKEKAVEQSRLRPDFSVGYFNQSLVGYQTVNGVDKYYGVGSRFQGVNLGISIPIFARAQKEKVKAAEVNRVRREAELTNYQFTLQGELTTLFGELQKQKVQINYYRNTALPQANLIITQAQRAFTAGEIGYYELTQSLNNAVVVKQGYTKLLNQYNQTVIAIEFIGGIN
- a CDS encoding DUF6660 family protein — translated: MRFLFFFLGFSLLYLSCLACSDSTECNAKSESKISASANHQAHNHSKEACTPFCTCSCCAATAFYHPLSKVQFVKIIFRSEKDPLDDENFNSEVSYSIWQPPKLTA
- a CDS encoding copper-translocating P-type ATPase, which encodes MKHNHHNEQRYTCPMHLEIVKDEPGNCPKCGMNLVPVDANEKEHSQLQHLHTDNIIEASSHEEYVVERRNAQGFQKYTCPMHPQIIHDGPGQCPLCGMSLVPIAKPVMHGGHEAHSSGIADFKKRFYVVLILTVPIMLLSEMIQHWLNIHISFAGSNYVLLILSSVVFFYGGWPFLKGLTGEMRAKNPGMMTLVAFAISIAYIYSLAIVLGLKGMDFFWELATLILIMLLGHWIEMKSVAGASRELELLVQLMPDDAHLINGDTITEVKTDSLKENDVILIKPGEKVAADGIIIDGESYLNESMLTGESKPVEKSKGDKVIAGAINGNGAIKVAVSHGVKDSYLSQVIKLVQDAQQSKSKTQLIADRAARWLTLVAIVAGITTFLVWYLSGKDLAFSIERMVTVIVICCPHALGLAVPLVVAKSTALSAKHGLLIKNRTAFENARKITTLVFDKTGTLTVGKFEVSKIVSLTEGLSEHELLKYAAALEQNSEHPIATGIMQKAKILSIQIPVVGNFNAITGKGVEATIEGYDIKIVSPGYLKESNVKLPEDYMTDASETVVFVLINNQLSGYIALSDNIRPESAEAIRALGIDNIKSVLLTGDNRRVAETVARKLGMNFFFAEVLPHQKLEKIKELQEEGEFVAMTGDGINDAPALAQANIGIAVGSGSDIAAETAGIVLVNSNPQDVVSLIRFGKATYRKMIQNLIWATGYNIVALPLAAGVLYKMGILLSPAAGAVLMSVSTVVVAINASLLKIK
- a CDS encoding multicopper oxidase domain-containing protein encodes the protein MKKLFFFLLLIPFCSMAQINHSMHKSTGKDSVMQKKTSYNYPLQSARIKSGMAYTGKKVEYDLYVTDTMVNFTGKHRHAIAINGQIPAPILEFTEGDTAIIRVHNMMKMETSIHWHGILLPNKEDGVPYLTTSPVEAGKTYTFTFPLIQSGTYWYHSHTMVQEQSGLYGSIVIHPAQPEPQLKEYVLLLSDWTDENPHQVMRYLKRGGEWYAIKKGALQSYGEAIAAGAFKDKLKQEWQRMPAMDVSDVYYNKFLLNGQETTEFKDAKPGEIIRLRIINGSAATYFNLQYANSYMRIIAADGINVTPVSVNKLEIAIAETYDVLITVPETGSAELRATSWDVMGYSSAFFGNGPVIKAPDIPRLNYFKMMQQMGSMNMKTMDMGSMQGMDMKNMRMPADTIAKKKEMSMQHMEGMKMDDMAGMDMKMEIPGEFNYNMLRALHPTTLDSSLLPREVKLTLTGNMLRYVWSFDFKTLSTADKILIRKGERVRFVLTNNTMMRHPLHLHGHFFRFINTQGEYSPIKHTFDIKPMETVTIEFDANEEQDWFFHCHILYHMMAGMARIVSYERSEQNEFAKNGYRKLKKEDNVLYPWYDLSVHSQGAWLSGNISNNKMALEFEGRASWKGDYETETHLLRYLDKKQYFAFYIGYDYRKNKTLPLANKPNSKDNRRVFDAGFYYLLPMLIRSEWRVDHTGRLRLQLERRDLPLSNNFFFDFRVNTDKEYNVAARYMIAKSFSISTNYDSDYKWGIGLTWHY
- a CDS encoding DUF2231 domain-containing protein; its protein translation is MFKDFPSLHPLVVHFPIVLILLAAAFQVVVVWKPHWRQIRWATLFIMAAAFFSALAASTIFHAMPSADAPKAAMEIFEEHEKYAQLTLWMSGITLLLKSIGIFFKINRRLYELIVLLSAVIAAIFLSIAGHHGAKLTHVAGVGPMGRYLMKGHDAGDGHHSGDMQGMDMDADSTTHMNDTHMNDSMPGMKNMPGMDTMKGMENMENMKDMKGMDKMKDMKNMPGMDKMKNMKNMPGMDKMKDMKDMKMDSSMNMKDMNNMPGMDKMKMDSSMNMKDMNNMPGMDKMNMPMKNPMDTFRFPDNNPARKKAKKPVKQ
- a CDS encoding DUF2911 domain-containing protein codes for the protein MKKKFYLLLLIIATAFSVTAQEQKKEEVCYNPNLVKDTAKKSIKSMAFAIVNGDSIKINYHSPGVRKRIIWGGLVPYDEVWVTGAHDATTLEMPKPFIVNGKEIPAGKYAFFTIPGKKEWTLIINKNWKQHLATEYDEKDDIIRIKVTPKKVNHTERLQYFIETGKSETGKVAVAWEKIRVEFDFRFLK